The following proteins are encoded in a genomic region of Takifugu flavidus isolate HTHZ2018 chromosome 3, ASM371156v2, whole genome shotgun sequence:
- the LOC130522506 gene encoding carbohydrate sulfotransferase 12-like, translating to MPAHELHFLVVDDNHGIIYCFVPKVACTNWKRVMVALHKNSTGPYEDPLSIPPESVHDNEVLTFLSDFPKPERIARMKHYTKFLFVRNPFVRLISAFRDKFQKRNNVVYQRTSRHILKKYGNISDPPASVDEAFDSGLHVSFSNFIQFLVDPETEKDEPFESHWKQMHRLCHPCLIDYDFIGHQETLQMDVEHLLTILNLENDITFPTSPENISAQDDLSNWFGVVPLEDRRKLYKIYEPDFELFGYPKPEELLQD from the exons ATGCCGGCCCACGAGCTGCACTTCCTCGTCGTGGATGACAATCATGGCATCATCTACTGTTTTGTTCCCA AGGTCGCCTGTACCAACTGGAAGAGGGTCATGGTTGCCCTGCACAAAAACAGTACCGGGCCTTATGAAGATCCGCTCTCCATCCCCCCTGAGTCGGTCCATGACAACGAGGTGCTGACTTTCCTCAGCGACTTCCCGAAACCGGAGAGGATT GCGAGGATGAAGCATTACACCAAGTTTCTGTTTGTTCGGAACCCGTTTGTTCGGCTCATCTCCGCCTTTCGGGACAAGTTTCAAAAGCGCAACAACGTTGTTTACCAAAGAACCAGCCGGCACATCCTGAAGAAGTACGGCAACATCTCAGATCCACCAGCGAGCGTGGACGAGGCGTTCGATTCCGGGCTCCACGTCTCGTTTTCCAACTTCATACAGTTCCTGGTTGACCCTGAGACGGAGAAAGATGAACCCTTTGAGTCCCACTGGAAGCAGATGCACCGTCTCTGTCACCCGTGTCTCATCGA TTACGACTTTATCGGTCACCAGGAGACCCTGCAGATGGACGTGGAACATCTGCTGACCATCCTAAATCTGGAGAACGACATCACGTTTCCCACTTCGCCTGAAAACATTTCGGCCCAGGACGATTTGTCAAACTGGTTTGGAGTAGTGCCCctagaggacaggaggaagctgTACAAGATCTACGAGCCAGACTTTGAACTTTTCGGCTACCCAAAGCCTGAAGAGTTGCTTCAAGATTAA
- the paip2b gene encoding polyadenylate-binding protein-interacting protein 2B isoform X1, with the protein MPEPAEMSGPEVAKTPGGGAPGKEGKEPVANGHAGDSNDANPFAEYMWMENEEEYNRQVEEELLEQEFLERCFQEMLEEEDQDWFIPSRDLNNQGVGQLQQQLNGLSVSDHHSNLEEVARKSILNPEAKEFVPGKKY; encoded by the exons AGCCGGCTGAGATGAGCGGTCCAGAGGTGGCCAAGACCCCCGGAGGAGGAGCTCCAGGCAAGGAGGGAAAGGAGCCGGTGGCCAACGGGCACGCAGGAGACAGCAACGACGCCAACCCCTTCGCCGAGTACATGTGGATGGAGAACGAAGAGGAGTACAACAGACAG gtggaggaggagctgttggAGCAGGAGTTCTTGGAGCGCTGCTTccaggagatgctggaggaggaggaccaggactgGTTCATCCCATCGCGCGACCTCAACAACCAGGGGGTgggccagctgcagcagcagctcaatgGCTTGTCGGTCAGCGACCACCACAGCAACCTGGAGGAAGTGGCG AGGAAGAGCATCTTGAATCCTGAAGCGAAGGAGTTCGTCCCAGGGAAGAAATACTAG
- the sema4f gene encoding LOW QUALITY PROTEIN: semaphorin-4F (The sequence of the model RefSeq protein was modified relative to this genomic sequence to represent the inferred CDS: inserted 1 base in 1 codon) — translation MRGGRATMILLPAVCLLCAASWAATLGGLGDLVLGPREFKGVTNFSTFLLDRATGMLFMGARDAILALDTNNLQQPVKKIVWDVPERKRQSCVTKGKTEVDCNNYIRLLQFLGDGRIYVCGTYAFDPQCAFLELSTFTLERAQDGGVRMETGKGKCPFEPSQHYTAVMADGTLYTAATSNFLGTLFDISRATGPEQGRIRTEQSINWLNDPEFVSSAFIQQSAESNPTGDDDKIYFFFTEVAKEYDLYTKVKVPRVARVCKSDVGGMKTLQRRWTTFLKAQLVCEDKPSGQRYNVLTDVFTTQQTPGDPSSTHFYGLFTSQWEREELSAVCVFSLSDINKVLNGPFKELKKTSENWINPEPVPTPRPGQCLNDALKAEGFETSLKLPDKVLTFVRDHPLMENSVSAAPLLVRKGITYTKLAVTQAERKGAVLHLGTDRGELHRVAVVDQNTTLLQEIPLFPSQEPINNILLHQGRALVGSPLYLARVSADGCGLYPSCEVCARARGLGCEWNTKEEVCKETTAEPGSGDIVDEALRKCVIGEGRCSPSIREMRVSLGLRLLLPCVQLSPRPCSWEHPPDRHTRQRHSSLEMVVSEKSLGKYVCTCQEGGPSVRDPTPCRRAEYQLTLEDPTAGGXVAVAGNRHVVAVYILLFFLGVVLGMCLLYFLTHRHSRPCQGHHLPDNSVSSEKGRELLGSSATPQSPSSATLLSEGFTLTEKRNGTATTTTTSSTLHSSQGNGGHHYSGTLVSSNPSNGHGNSIYGNCRRSSGSLKFATEILAADMLDGRTGERAKLRGVEREARQGDEVEKGLRDGAGDGMKGLEEDLASFPMFKSPAPLAKCEESSI, via the exons ATCTGGTCCTCGGTCCACGTGAGTTCAAGGGCGTGACCAACTTCAGCaccttcctcctggaccgcGCCACGGGCATGCTGTTCATGGGCGCCAGGGACGCCATATTAGCATTGGACACCAACAACCTGCAGCAACCAGTGAAAAAG ATTGTCTGGGACGTGcctgagaggaagaggcagtCTTGTGTGACAAAGGGAAAGACAGAG GTCGACTGCAATAACTACATCCGCCTGCTCCAGTTTCTCGGTGACGGACGCATTTACGTGTGTGGCACCTACGCCTTCGACCCCCAGTGTGCCTTTTTG GAGCTCTCCACCTTCACCCTGGAGAGGGCTCAGGATGGCGGCGTGAGGATGGAGACCGGGAAGGGCAAGTGTCCCTTCGAGCCCAGTCAGCACTACACGGCTGTCATGGCAG ACGGCACCCTCTACACGGCCGCCACCAGCAACTTCCTGGGAACGCTCTTCGACATCTCCAGGGCAACGGGGCCCGAACAGGGACGCATCCGCACTGAGCAATCCATCAACTGGCTGAATG ACCCCGAGTTCGTGAGCTCGGCCTTCATACAGCAGTCCGCAGAGAGCAACCCCACGGGAGACGACGACAAGATCTACTTCTTCTTCACCGAGGTGGCCAAAGAGTACGACCTGTACACCAAAGTGAAAGTTCCCCGGGTGGCCAGGGTGTGCAAG TCGGACGTGGGGGGGATGAAGACGCTGCAGCGGCGCTGGACGACGTTTCTCAAGGCGCAGCTGGTGTGCGAGGACAAACCCAGCGGCCAGCGCTACAACGTGCTGACAGATGTGTTCACCACGCAGCAAACGCCGGGCGACCCGAGCAGCACGCACTTTTATGGGCTGTTCACCTCCCAGTG ggagagagaagagctgtcagcggtgtgtgtgttcagcctgtCTGACATCAATAAAGTACTGAACGGTCCCtttaaagagctgaagaaaaCCAGCGAGAACTGGATCAACCCTGAACCGGTCCCCACACCAAGACCGGGCCAG TGTTTGAATGATGCATTGAAAGCTGAAGGGTTCGAGACCTCCCTGAAACTCCCAGACAAGGTGCTGACATTCGTGAGGGACCATCCCCTGATGGAGAACAGCGTCTCCGCAGCGCCCCTGCTGGTACGGAAGGGTATCACATACACCAAGCTTGCAGTGACGCAGGCGGAGCGTAAGGGGGCGGTATTGCACCTCGGAACAG ACCGCGGGGAGCTCCACCGCGTGGCGGTAGTGGACCAGAACACAACCTTGCTGCAGGAGATCCCTCTGTTCCCATCACAGGAGCCCATCAACAACATATTATTGCACCAG GGTCGGGCTCTGGTGGGCAGCCCCCTGTATCTGGCCCGAGTCTCCGCTGACGGCTGCGGTCTTTATCCCAGCTGTGAGGTGTGTGCCAGAGCCAGAGGTTTGGGTTGTGAATGGAACACAAAGGAAGAAGTCTGCAAGGAAACAACAGCAGA GCCCGGGTCGGGAGACATCGTAGATGAAGCCTTGAGAAAGTGCGTCATAGGAGAAG GTCGCTGCAGTCCCTCCATCAGAGAGATGCGCGTCTCTCTGGGCCTGCGTCTCCTGTTGCCGTGCGTCCAGCTGTCCCCCAGGCCCTGTAGCTGGGAGCATCCTCCTGACAGACACACCAGGCAGCGCCACTCAAGCCTGGAGATGGTGGTCTCAGAGAAGAGCCTCGGAAAATACGTCTGCACCTGCCAG gaggggggaCCGAGCGTCAGAGATCCCACCCCTTGCCGGAGAGCAGAGTACCAGCTGACTCTGGAAGACCCCACCGCCGGGG CGGTGGCGGTGGCCGGGAACCGTCATGTTGTGGCGGTCTACATCCTTCTGTTCTTTTTGGGTGTTGTGTTGGGCATGTGCCTCCTGTACTTCCTGACCCACCGACACAGCCGCCCCTGCCAGGGCCACCACCTGCCAGACAATTCCGTGTCCTCGGAGAAGGGCCGGGAGTTGCTGGGCTCGTCGGCCACGCCGCAGTCCCCGAGCAGCGCCACCCTGCTGTCGGAGGGCTTCACGCTGACGGAGAAACGCAACGGGACGgcgaccaccaccaccacgtcgTCCACGCTGCACAGCAGCCAGGGTAACGGCGGCCACCATTACAGCGGCACGCTCGTCAGCAGCAACCCAAGCAACGGCCACGGCAACTCCATCTACGGCAACTGCAGGCGAAGCAGCGGCAGCTTGAAGTTTGCCACGGAAATATTAGCCGCAGACATGCTGGATGGACGGACAGGGGAAAGGGCAAAGCTtaggggggtggagagagaggcgAGGCAGGGGGACGAGGTGGAGAAGGGCCTCAGGGATGGGGCAGGGGACGGAATGAAAGGACTGGAGGAGGATCTGGCCAGCTTTCCCATGTTTAAATCACCTGCACCACTGGCAAAGTGTGAAGAAAGCTCCATATGA
- the paip2b gene encoding polyadenylate-binding protein-interacting protein 2B isoform X2, translated as MSGPEVAKTPGGGAPGKEGKEPVANGHAGDSNDANPFAEYMWMENEEEYNRQVEEELLEQEFLERCFQEMLEEEDQDWFIPSRDLNNQGVGQLQQQLNGLSVSDHHSNLEEVARKSILNPEAKEFVPGKKY; from the exons ATGAGCGGTCCAGAGGTGGCCAAGACCCCCGGAGGAGGAGCTCCAGGCAAGGAGGGAAAGGAGCCGGTGGCCAACGGGCACGCAGGAGACAGCAACGACGCCAACCCCTTCGCCGAGTACATGTGGATGGAGAACGAAGAGGAGTACAACAGACAG gtggaggaggagctgttggAGCAGGAGTTCTTGGAGCGCTGCTTccaggagatgctggaggaggaggaccaggactgGTTCATCCCATCGCGCGACCTCAACAACCAGGGGGTgggccagctgcagcagcagctcaatgGCTTGTCGGTCAGCGACCACCACAGCAACCTGGAGGAAGTGGCG AGGAAGAGCATCTTGAATCCTGAAGCGAAGGAGTTCGTCCCAGGGAAGAAATACTAG
- the LOC130522505 gene encoding carbohydrate sulfotransferase 12-like, protein MMRKPMLLFGTSGVAFVIFLFIYQLENSRDRRAQRILKLHEPRKALLRETCLKNKMYSEGKENWEDMPAHELHFLVVDDNHGIIYCFVPKVACTNWKRVMVALHKNSTGPYEDPLSIPPESVHDNNVLTFLSDFPKPERIARMKHYTKFLFVRNPFVRLISAFRDKFQKRNNLFYRSTSRHILKKYGNISDPPASVDEAFDSGLHVSFSNFIQFLVDPETEKDEPFEPHWKQMHRLCHPCLIDYNFIGHQETLQMDVEHLLTILNLENDITFPTSPENISTLDYLSNWFGVVPLEDRRKLYKIYEPDFELFGYPKPEELLQD, encoded by the exons ATGATGAGGAAGCCGATGCTGCTCTTTGGAACCTCTGGAGTTGCGTTTGTCATCTTCCTTTTCATTTACCAATTGGAGAATTCGAGAGACAGAAGAG CTCAAAGGATTCTGAAGCTGCACGAGCCGCGAAAAGCACTGCTGAGAGAAACGTGCCTCAAAAACAAGATGTATTCCGAGGGGAAAGAGAACTGGGAAGACATGCCGGCCCACGAGCTGCACTTCCTCGTCGTGGATGACAATCATGGCATCATCTACTGTTTTGTTCCCAAA GTCGCCTGTACCAACTGGAAGAGGGTCATGGTTGCCCTGCACAAAAACAGTACCGGGCCTTATGAAGATCCGCTCTCCATCCCCCCTGAGTCGGTCCATGACAACAACGTGCTGACTTTCCTCAGCGACTTCCCGAAACCAGAGAGGATT GCGAGGATGAAGCATTACACCAAGTTTCTGTTTGTTCGGAACCCGTTTGTTCGGCTCATCTCCGCCTTTCGGGACAAGTTTCAAAAGCGCAACAACCTTTTTTACCGAAGTACCAGCCGGCACATCCTGAAGAAGTACGGCAACATCTCAGATCCACCAGCGAGCGTGGACGAGGCGTTCGATTCCGGGCTCCACGTCTCGTTTTCCAACTTCATACAGTTCCTGGTTGACCCTGAGACGGAGAAAGATGAACCCTTTGAGCCCCACTGGAAGCAGATGCACCGTCTCTGTCACCCATGTCTCATCGA TTACAACTTTATCGGTCACCAGGAGACCCTGCAGATGGACGTGGAACATCTGCTGACCATCCTAAATCTGGAGAACGACATCACGTTTCCCACTTCGCCTGAAAACATTTCGACCCTGGATTATTTGTCAAACTGGTTTGGAGTAGTGCCCctagaggacaggaggaagctgTACAAGATCTACGAGCCAGACTTTGAACTTTTCGGCTACCCAAAGCCTGAAGAGTTGCTTCAAGATTAA
- the LOC130522504 gene encoding carbohydrate sulfotransferase 12-like, which translates to MMRKPMLLFGTSGVAFVIFLFIYQLENLRDRRAQRILKLHDPRKALLRETCLKNKMYSEGKENWEDMPAHELDFLVVDDNHGIIYCFVPKVACTNWKRVMVALHKNSTGPYEDPLSIPPESVHDNDVLAFLSDFPKPERIARMKHYTKFLFVRNPFVRLISAFRDKFQKRNNVVYQRTSRHILKKYGNISDPPASVDEAFDSGLHVSFSNFIQFLVDPETEKDEPFESHWKQMHRLCHPCLIDYDFIGHQETLQMDVEHLLTILNLENDITFPTSPENISAQDDLSNWFGVVPLEDRRKLYKIYEPDFELFGYPKPEELLQD; encoded by the exons ATGATGAGGAAGCCGATGCTGCTCTTTGGAACCTCTGGAGTTGCGTTTGTCATCTTCCTTTTCATTTACCAATTGGAGAATTTGAGAGACAGAAGAG CTCAAAGGATTCTGAAGCTGCACGACCCGCGAAAAGCACTGCTGAGAGAAACGTGCCTCAAAAACAAGATGTATTCCGAGGGGAAAGAGAACTGGGAAGACATGCCGGCCCACGAGCTGGACTTCCTCGTCGTGGATGACAATCATGGCATCATCTACTGTTTTGTTCCCAAA GTCGCCTGTACCAACTGGAAGAGGGTCATGGTTGCCCTGCACAAAAACAGTACCGGGCCTTATGAAGATCCGCTCTCCATCCCCCCTGAGTCGGTCCATGACAACGACGTGCTGGCTTTCCTCAGCGACTTCCCAAAACCGGAGAGGATT GCGAGGATGAAGCATTACACCAAGTTTCTGTTTGTTCGGAACCCGTTTGTTCGGCTCATCTCCGCCTTTCGGGACAAGTTTCAAAAGCGCAACAACGTTGTTTACCAAAGAACCAGCCGGCACATCCTGAAGAAGTACGGCAACATCTCAGATCCACCAGCGAGCGTGGACGAGGCGTTCGATTCCGGGCTCCACGTCTCGTTTTCCAACTTCATACAGTTCCTGGTTGACCCTGAGACGGAGAAAGATGAACCCTTTGAGTCCCACTGGAAGCAGATGCACCGTCTCTGTCACCCGTGTCTCATCGA TTACGACTTTATCGGTCACCAGGAGACCCTGCAGATGGACGTGGAACATCTGCTGACCATCCTAAATCTGGAGAACGACATCACGTTTCCCACTTCGCCTGAAAACATTTCGGCCCAGGACGATTTGTCAAACTGGTTTGGAGTAGTGCCCctagaggacaggaggaagctgTACAAGATCTACGAGCCAGACTTTGAACTTTTCGGCTACCCAAAGCCTGAAGAGTTGCTTCAAGATTAA